From a single Nicotiana tabacum cultivar K326 chromosome 8, ASM71507v2, whole genome shotgun sequence genomic region:
- the LOC107777476 gene encoding uncharacterized protein LOC107777476 isoform X1, which produces MSKKMKGVSLESSSYGVFEDSKARLKRQILFQDYQDLHKETDGMRHKLEDSKLRKLRLLAEVLFLRQRRTHLLQLKSLSRPQGQQLVPMPNPETYDKSRSKDKVYSKKEFELKKLTPLPGPKQNGRIQVASKKTPDIQVRQKHKLGDGKDDVLHNAVLGSNPKARVYSGKEVPPRKGALAVDLKQNERLYIANSAVLRRSSTPAFDLNQETGHSGKEAALPTRAPVFDLNEISMGDEETQANFEQVQFEEPRRSLIRNLSDDQHNDLKLLVCRNVGEGTSQVGKRKLSWQDPVALRV; this is translated from the exons ATGTCTAAAAAGATGAAAGGGGTGTCTTTAGAATCCTCATCTTATGGTGTTTTTGAAGATTCAAAGGCTAGGTTGAAGCGTCAGATACTATTTCAGGATTATCAAGATCTCCACAAG GAAACTGATGGCATGAGGCACAAATTGGAGGATTCAAAACTGAGGAAACTAAGATTACTAGCTGAAGTTCT TTTCTTACGCCAGAGGCGCACGCATTTATTGCAGTTGAAGTCCTTAAGTCGTCCACAAGGGCAACAGCTAGTACCAATGCCAAATCCAGAAACTTACGACAAAAGCAGGTCAAAGGATAAAGTCTACAGCAAAAAGGAGTTTGAGCTTAAAAAACTGACCCCACTTCCTGGCCCGAAACAGAACGGAAGGATACAGGTCGCTTCCAAGAAGACACCTGATATTCAGGTGAGGCAAAAGCACAAATTAGGCGATGGAAAAGATGATGTTTTACATAATGCAGTTTTAGGTTCGAACCCTAAAGCAAGAGTATATAGCGGAAAGGAAGTTCCACCCCGAAAAGGAGCTTTAGCTGTTGATTTGAAGCAAAACGAGAGATTATACATAGCGAACAGTGCTGTCTTACGGAGGAGCAGCACACCTGCTTTTGATTTAAATCAGGAAACTGGTCATAGTGGCAAAGAAGCTGCATTGCCTACTCGTGCTCCAGTCTTCGATTTGAATGAAATCTCG ATGGGGGACGAGGAAACACAAGCAAATTTTGAGCAGGTGCAGTTTGAGGAGCCAAGGAGAAGTCTTATCCGAAACCTCAGTGATGATCAGCACAACGATTTGAAGTTATTGGTTTGCAGAAATGTTGGAGAAGGCACTTCCCAGGTGGGAAAGCGAAAATTATCATGGCAAGACCCTGTTGCTTTGAGGGTTTGA
- the LOC107777478 gene encoding shikimate O-hydroxycinnamoyltransferase-like → MKIDIKESIMVKPSKPTPSKRLWNSNLDLIVGRIHLLTVYFYKPNGISPNFFDFRIMKEALSNILVSFYPMAGRLAKDNNEKGRIEINCNGEGVLFIEAEIDEFIDDFGDDFTPSLEIKKMLIPNVDTSGDISSFPLVIFQVTRFKCGGVSLGCGVFHTLSDGISSLHFINTWSEVARGLSVAVSPFIDRSLLRARDPPTPAYKHVEYHPPPTLKSSSEYVHDQVNGPKSSITAMFKITSDQLTLLKTKSKKEGSTYEVLAAHIWRCTCKARALDNDQLTKLHVATDGRSRLFPPLPPGYLGNVVFTATPIAKSGEILSEPLMNTAQRIHSALARMDDEYLRSAIDYLELQTDLSKLIRGPTYFASPNLNINSWTRLPVHDSDFGWGKPIHMGPACILYEGTVYILPSPSNDKNLRLAVCLDADHMPLFEKYLYEF, encoded by the exons ATGAAGATCGACATTAAGGAATCTATAATGGTGAAACCATCAAAGCCAACTCCTTCAAAAAGGCTATGGAACTCAAATTTGGATTTAATAGTGGGAAGAATTCATCTTTTGACAGTATATTTCTACAAACCAAATGgaatttctccaaatttctttgaTTTTAGAATTATGAAGGAGGCTTTAAGCAATATTTTAGTTTCATTTTATCCAATGGCTGGGAGATTGGCTAAGGATAATAATGAAAAAGGAAGAATTGAGATAAATTGTAATGGAGAAGGGGTTCTTTttattgaagctgaaattgatgaatTTATTGATGATTTTGGTGATGATTTTACTCCAAGTTTGGAAATAAAGAAGATGTTAATTCCTAATGTTGATACTTCTGGTGACATCTCTTCTTTTCCACTTGTCATATTTCAG gTAACTCGTTTCAAGTGTGGTGGAGTCTCTTTAGGGTGTGGCGTTTTCCATACATTATCTGACGGCATTTCATCCCTTCATTTCATCAACACATGGTCGGAAGTTGCTCGAGGCCTCTCCGTCGCCGTCTCGCCGTTCATCGACCGGTCCCTCCTTCGTGCACGGGACCCACCAACCCCCGCTTATAAACACGTCGAGTATCACCCCCCTCCGACCCTAAAATCATCGTCAGAATACGTTCATGATCAAGTTAACGGTCCAAAATCCAGCATCACGGCCATGTTTAAGATCACAAGTGACCAGCTAACCCTACTCAAGACCAAGTCAAAAAAAGAGGGTAGTACTTATGAAGTACTCGCAGCCCATATTTGGCGTTGCACGTGCAAAGCACGTGCCCTAGACAATGACCAATTGACAAAGTTACATGTTGCTACAGATGGTAGGTCAAGACTTTTTCCTCCTTTACCACCAGGTTACCTAGGAAATGTTGTTTTCACAGCTACACCAATTGCCAAATCTGGTGAAATTTTATCAGAGCCATTGATGAACACAGCACAAAGAATTCATAGCGCGTTAGCAAGAATGGACGACGAATACTTAAGATCAGCGATAGATTATCTCGAATTACAGACAGATTTATCTAAATTAATCCGAGGACCGACGTATTTTGCTAGTCCTAATCTTAATATTAACAGTTGGACTAGGTTGCCTGTTCATGATTCAGATTTTGGATGGGGAAAACCAATTCATATGGGACCTGCTTGTATTTTGTATGAAGGGACAGTTTACATATTGCCAAGTCCAAGTAATGACAAGAACTTGAGGTTGGCTGTGTGTTTAGATGCTGACCATATGCCACTTTTTGAGAAGTACTTGTATGAATTTTGA
- the LOC142163526 gene encoding uncharacterized protein LOC142163526, translated as MRLYVMKNFVVGPNNLKIKTNKHKLKLTFPHRTSVDEISDPQFSLNIFNFKPFQHLTNQVEVDENELFGEVIGHGNVESYNQGGKTRGPIFQQHFWGEFVEEILSHVDGSPNQRVIVVMQLIKAHKFQDKYSVRNTFHSSKLWINPDLPQVAEFISSGREVNLERFSQTTSQRNYSVFEELAAGNVEVKSIGELIDFLQEGQIWIVATIVNLELERGWSYVGCKKCSKKFDKIRNKFYCKKCERVDYSALKRGGTNR; from the exons atgagATTGTATGTTATGAAAAACTTTGTGGTTGGACCAAACAATCTGAAAATTAAGACCAACAAACATAAATTGAAACTGACATTTCCTCATAGGACGAGTGTGGATGAAATTAGTGATCCACAGTTTAGTTTGAATATTTTCAACTTTAAACCTTTTCAGCATCTCACAAATCAAGTTGAGGTTGATGAGAATGAACTATTCG GAGAAGTTATTGGTCATGGTAACGTAGAATCGTATAACCAAGGTGGTAAAACAA GAGGACCAATATTTCAGCAACATTTTTGGGGAGAATTTGTAGAAGAAATCTTGTCCCACGTGGATGGATCACCCAATCAACGTGTCATAGTGGTTATGCAGCTAATAAAAGCTCACAAATTTCAAG ACAAATATTCTGTGCGTAATACTTTTCATTCCTCGAAGCTTTGGATTAATCCTGATCTTCCACAAGTTGCTGAATTTATATCCag TGGGCGTGAAGTTAACCTTGAGAGGTTTAGTCAAACAACTTCTCAACGTAATTATTCTGTTTTTGAAGAACTGGCTGCTGGGAATGTGGAAGTTAAAAGCATTGGagaattaattgattttttgcaA GAAGGGCAAATCTGGATTGTTGCTACTATAGTGAATTTAGAACTTGAAAGGGGATGGTCATATGTAGGGTGCAAAAAATGTTCGaagaaatttgataaaattagaaaTAAGTTTTACTGCAAGAAATGTGAACGTGTTGATTATTCTGCTCTAAAAAG AGGCGGAACTAACAGATGA
- the LOC107777476 gene encoding uncharacterized protein LOC107777476 isoform X2: MSKKMKGVSLESSSYGVFEDSKARLKRQILFQDYQDLHKETDGMRHKLEDSKLRKLRLLAEVLFLRQRRTHLLQLKSLSRPQGQQLVPMPNPETYDKSRSKDKVYSKKEFELKKLTPLPGPKQNGRIQVASKKTPDIQVRQKHKLGDGKDDVLHNAVLGSNPKARVYSGKEVPPRKGALAVDLKQNERLYIANSAVLRRSSTPAFDLNQETGHSGKEAALPTRAPVFDLNEISTF, encoded by the exons ATGTCTAAAAAGATGAAAGGGGTGTCTTTAGAATCCTCATCTTATGGTGTTTTTGAAGATTCAAAGGCTAGGTTGAAGCGTCAGATACTATTTCAGGATTATCAAGATCTCCACAAG GAAACTGATGGCATGAGGCACAAATTGGAGGATTCAAAACTGAGGAAACTAAGATTACTAGCTGAAGTTCT TTTCTTACGCCAGAGGCGCACGCATTTATTGCAGTTGAAGTCCTTAAGTCGTCCACAAGGGCAACAGCTAGTACCAATGCCAAATCCAGAAACTTACGACAAAAGCAGGTCAAAGGATAAAGTCTACAGCAAAAAGGAGTTTGAGCTTAAAAAACTGACCCCACTTCCTGGCCCGAAACAGAACGGAAGGATACAGGTCGCTTCCAAGAAGACACCTGATATTCAGGTGAGGCAAAAGCACAAATTAGGCGATGGAAAAGATGATGTTTTACATAATGCAGTTTTAGGTTCGAACCCTAAAGCAAGAGTATATAGCGGAAAGGAAGTTCCACCCCGAAAAGGAGCTTTAGCTGTTGATTTGAAGCAAAACGAGAGATTATACATAGCGAACAGTGCTGTCTTACGGAGGAGCAGCACACCTGCTTTTGATTTAAATCAGGAAACTGGTCATAGTGGCAAAGAAGCTGCATTGCCTACTCGTGCTCCAGTCTTCGATTTGAATGAAATCTCG ACTTTCTAA